A single Candidatus Poribacteria bacterium DNA region contains:
- a CDS encoding M23 family metallopeptidase: MKDIRQMAEKIQQALGILGQGGGGSSVPWVDEGSEGSVNAQQENSDNTHEKTDSLTPSILKHEILPLYNYVSEHQKHLDGHPSILPVKLQQENGEKYGYWYSSGFGWRTHPLTKRREFHQGLDIKTRSGVPVIAAADGTVAKIERGTYLGKTIEINHEGNRLKTLYAHLKDYADGLKVGQKVTRDQIIGYVGNTGRSTGAHLHYAVYEIEKKRWVNPIPYILDQQPTFSP, from the coding sequence ATGAAAGATATCCGCCAGATGGCGGAAAAGATTCAGCAGGCTTTAGGGATCCTCGGGCAAGGCGGCGGAGGTAGTAGTGTCCCTTGGGTGGACGAAGGGAGTGAAGGGTCAGTCAATGCTCAACAGGAAAACTCAGATAATACACACGAAAAAACGGACTCGCTAACCCCCAGCATCCTGAAGCATGAAATTCTACCTCTCTATAACTACGTGAGCGAACATCAAAAACATCTCGACGGACATCCTTCGATTTTACCCGTGAAACTTCAACAGGAAAACGGAGAGAAATACGGTTATTGGTATTCTTCTGGTTTTGGGTGGCGCACCCATCCACTAACGAAGAGACGTGAATTTCACCAAGGGTTGGATATTAAAACCCGATCCGGAGTTCCCGTTATCGCTGCTGCCGATGGAACAGTTGCGAAGATTGAAAGGGGCACCTATTTAGGAAAGACGATTGAGATTAACCATGAGGGAAACAGGCTCAAAACGTTATACGCACATTTGAAAGATTACGCAGATGGTCTGAAAGTCGGACAAAAAGTGACGCGCGATCAGATTATCGGCTATGTCGGAAATACCGGTCGTAGCACGGGGGCACACCTACACTATGCGGTTTATGAGATAGAAAAAAAGAGGTGGGTGAATCCGATTCCATATATTTTAGATCAGCAACCAACATTTTCACCATAA
- a CDS encoding phytanoyl-CoA dioxygenase family protein, whose translation MDLKGRKAFFEKEGYLVVENLLSAAELETCQTEIHRLHQFAAGHESDAEKERAEVARRHVQREPFAKDETQENNLPVLRKAENTRQYSEVFRDLAQHPKLIRVVQELIGTDDLLLFRSTLMFKPAFHGSSHGLHQDSAYWPMEPPNLVTVSIALNDATVENGCFKVIPRSHLWGMQSWGHIARQQGSELTDRKEVAKQQMDVPLSAGSGLFFHSLMVHGSGPNTTPNPRNTALYAYFSPQVRYVPKDGKPGEKTFPVVAGLGGKTELTLVAQT comes from the coding sequence ATGGACTTGAAGGGGCGAAAAGCGTTTTTTGAAAAGGAAGGTTATCTCGTCGTTGAGAACCTGCTATCAGCAGCAGAACTGGAAACGTGCCAGACGGAGATCCACCGTTTGCATCAGTTTGCTGCAGGACACGAGTCCGATGCAGAGAAGGAACGGGCAGAGGTTGCGCGTCGGCACGTACAGCGTGAACCGTTTGCCAAAGACGAAACACAAGAGAACAATTTACCCGTGCTGCGGAAGGCAGAAAATACGCGCCAGTACTCCGAAGTTTTTCGGGACCTCGCACAACATCCGAAACTCATAAGAGTCGTTCAAGAACTTATTGGAACGGACGACCTACTGCTCTTCAGAAGTACATTGATGTTCAAACCGGCGTTTCATGGCTCTTCGCACGGGTTGCATCAAGACTCAGCGTATTGGCCCATGGAACCTCCAAACCTTGTTACCGTGAGTATTGCACTCAATGACGCTACAGTTGAAAACGGTTGTTTCAAGGTAATTCCAAGAAGCCATCTGTGGGGAATGCAGTCGTGGGGACATATCGCCCGTCAGCAGGGTTCAGAACTCACTGATCGGAAGGAGGTTGCCAAACAACAGATGGATGTCCCACTTTCTGCGGGAAGTGGTCTATTTTTCCATAGTTTAATGGTACACGGTTCCGGACCAAACACTACACCTAACCCTCGAAACACGGCGTTGTACGCTTACTTCTCACCGCAGGTCCGGTATGTGCCGAAAGATGGAAAACCAGGTGAGAAAACATTCCCTGTTGTTGCAGGACTCGGTGGCAAAACGGAACTGACGCTTGTTGCCCAAACATAA
- the ftsZ gene encoding cell division protein FtsZ translates to MQYDSSTYTDLTDGELIQLVQDGDEEAFAQLAARHSPRIWQLVVLNSRQIRDAEEIFQDIWIAVWENISGLREVSSFGAWLRKIAYTTCRRYYTASSHTRGEILQSAEQLAETIDRDVLARFREMELRAAVTEAVHDLPERVRAIAVLYYLEMWTMKEIATELGLAVGTVKTRLSQIRARLREEFGVEEVKRGRTMAHETEVSKPTRDKPKVFGVGDAGGNVVKQMIASDFKGVEFYAVNTDVAALRTCGEATQVQIGAETTQGLGADAKPEIGRAAAEENLESLNAIVADARMVFVTAGMGGGTGTGAAPLIASVARDHGALTIGVVTLPLDSEGQRRAEYAQLGLHELRENTDAVIVVPNQRLLDTVDTEPSTRETFRMSDETVLLGIKSVAAIIVESGGVNVDFADIESIMKDAGTVLMGIGQASGENRASIAMETAITSPLLDGKSIGNATGLIVNISAPQDFMMNELDTAMKVLQDEAFDAQIIFGLVYKDDDPEPEGTVDVTLLAAGVEPQSESAVAPSTQQRGGSPGGGTRVSSTTASEFVHLHNHSEYSMLDGACRIPDMVDWAVENSVPAVALTDHGNMFGAWELYSKATEAGVNPIIGCEVYVAHGSRKTLGQEHGDPYHLTLLAEDATGYRNLLELVSLGYTEGFNRKPRIDMEILREHRDGIVALTGCIQGQVPQLLCANRRDEAIQNFKTLMEIMGKGNLYVELQNHYIDEEIKAYPVMTQLANEFNLPIVGTNDCHYLRKSDHGMHDIRLCIQTQKTVNDRQRLRYDNHFYFKSVEEMREALKDYPPEAISNTLAIASRCNLELDYQQNLMPKYEVPEGHTHDSYLKKLCYQGLRERYGQLSEPIRQRVDYELDIIRQGNHANYFLIVADYVNYAHKQGYPLSARGSAAGSLVLYALGVISFNPMDHGCLFERFLNLERLSVPDIDIDFADRAREHVIAYLAKKYGVDSVSKVATFTTLGAKTAIKDVGLKS, encoded by the coding sequence ATGCAATACGATTCATCAACGTACACAGACCTGACAGATGGTGAGCTCATCCAACTCGTGCAAGATGGAGATGAGGAGGCGTTTGCCCAACTCGCAGCACGTCACAGTCCGAGAATTTGGCAACTCGTTGTTTTGAATTCCCGTCAGATCCGCGATGCTGAAGAGATTTTCCAAGACATTTGGATAGCCGTCTGGGAAAACATCAGCGGTTTACGCGAAGTCAGCAGTTTCGGTGCTTGGCTCCGGAAGATAGCCTACACCACCTGTCGAAGGTACTACACTGCCAGCTCGCACACAAGGGGTGAGATCCTGCAGAGCGCAGAGCAACTCGCTGAAACGATTGATCGAGATGTGCTTGCCCGGTTTCGAGAAATGGAACTTCGCGCCGCTGTAACCGAAGCAGTACACGACCTACCAGAGCGGGTTCGGGCGATCGCGGTGCTCTACTACTTAGAGATGTGGACGATGAAAGAAATTGCGACCGAGTTGGGTTTGGCGGTTGGCACCGTCAAGACAAGACTCAGCCAAATCCGGGCACGCCTGCGCGAGGAATTTGGCGTTGAAGAAGTTAAGAGGGGAAGAACTATGGCACATGAAACAGAAGTATCCAAACCGACACGTGACAAACCTAAAGTTTTTGGTGTCGGCGACGCAGGTGGCAATGTTGTCAAACAGATGATTGCCTCCGATTTCAAAGGCGTTGAATTTTACGCTGTTAATACAGATGTGGCGGCACTCCGCACATGCGGTGAAGCGACACAGGTGCAAATTGGTGCTGAAACTACGCAAGGACTTGGTGCGGATGCAAAACCTGAAATCGGCAGAGCGGCAGCTGAAGAAAATTTAGAATCGCTCAACGCCATTGTCGCGGACGCTCGCATGGTTTTCGTTACTGCAGGCATGGGGGGTGGAACAGGGACAGGTGCCGCTCCGCTGATCGCATCCGTCGCCCGAGATCACGGTGCTTTAACGATAGGTGTTGTGACGCTTCCACTTGATTCCGAGGGACAACGCCGCGCCGAATACGCACAACTGGGACTCCATGAACTCCGAGAGAACACCGATGCAGTTATCGTAGTCCCGAATCAGCGGCTTCTTGATACTGTGGACACAGAACCCTCGACGCGTGAAACGTTCCGCATGAGCGATGAAACCGTGTTACTCGGCATTAAAAGCGTCGCCGCTATTATTGTCGAGTCAGGGGGGGTTAACGTTGATTTCGCCGATATAGAGAGCATTATGAAGGACGCTGGCACGGTGTTGATGGGCATAGGGCAAGCATCCGGTGAAAACAGGGCAAGCATCGCAATGGAAACCGCCATCACTTCACCGCTGCTGGACGGGAAAAGCATCGGGAACGCAACTGGGCTGATTGTTAATATTAGTGCCCCGCAGGACTTTATGATGAATGAATTGGATACGGCGATGAAGGTGCTCCAAGACGAAGCATTCGACGCACAGATTATCTTTGGACTGGTCTACAAGGACGACGATCCTGAACCTGAAGGCACGGTTGATGTTACACTCCTTGCAGCTGGGGTTGAGCCACAAAGCGAATCTGCTGTTGCACCGTCCACCCAGCAGCGTGGAGGCTCTCCTGGAGGCGGCACTCGCGTCTCATCTACAACTGCGTCCGAATTTGTTCATCTGCACAACCACAGTGAGTATAGCATGCTCGATGGTGCCTGCCGTATTCCAGATATGGTGGATTGGGCGGTTGAGAATAGTGTCCCTGCTGTCGCACTCACCGATCACGGAAACATGTTCGGCGCATGGGAGTTGTACAGCAAGGCGACAGAGGCGGGAGTCAACCCTATCATCGGTTGTGAGGTGTATGTCGCACACGGTAGTCGGAAGACACTTGGACAAGAACACGGGGATCCCTATCACCTCACGCTGCTGGCAGAGGATGCAACCGGCTACCGAAATCTTTTGGAATTGGTATCCCTCGGATACACAGAGGGCTTCAATCGCAAACCACGCATCGACATGGAAATCTTACGCGAACACCGCGACGGAATTGTCGCGCTAACGGGATGTATTCAAGGACAGGTGCCACAACTCCTTTGCGCGAATCGGCGAGACGAGGCGATCCAGAACTTCAAAACGTTGATGGAGATAATGGGGAAAGGTAATCTCTATGTCGAGCTGCAAAACCACTACATCGACGAGGAGATTAAAGCGTATCCAGTGATGACACAGTTGGCAAACGAGTTCAATCTCCCTATCGTCGGCACAAACGATTGCCATTACCTCCGCAAATCGGATCACGGGATGCACGACATTCGCCTCTGTATCCAGACGCAGAAAACTGTCAACGACCGGCAGCGGCTCCGCTATGATAACCACTTCTACTTCAAAAGTGTTGAGGAGATGCGAGAGGCACTGAAGGATTACCCGCCAGAGGCTATCAGCAATACACTTGCAATTGCGAGTCGGTGCAACCTCGAACTCGACTATCAACAGAATCTGATGCCCAAATACGAGGTCCCCGAAGGGCATACACACGACAGTTATCTGAAGAAATTGTGCTATCAGGGCTTACGTGAAAGGTACGGTCAACTCTCCGAACCCATCCGACAACGCGTCGATTACGAACTGGATATCATCAGACAAGGGAACCACGCCAACTATTTTCTGATTGTGGCGGATTATGTCAACTACGCCCACAAACAAGGGTATCCACTTTCCGCTCGTGGTTCTGCCGCCGGGAGTCTGGTGTTATACGCACTCGGTGTGATTAGTTTTAATCCAATGGATCACGGGTGTCTGTTTGAACGATTTTTGAACCTTGAACGTCTCAGTGTTCCAGATATTGATATAGATTTCGCTGATCGTGCACGAGAACATGTAATTGCGTATCTCGCGAAGAAATACGGAGTGGATTCCGTCAGTAAAGTCGCTACCTTTACCACTTTGGGTGCGAAAACCGCTATCAAGGATGTCGGTCTGAAAAGTTGA
- a CDS encoding sugar ABC transporter permease — protein sequence MKRLNLRMYAMVLALVCVWVIFTLLTGGTFLSTRNLSNLSRQAAVTAILAVGMTLVIVSANIDLSVGYGAGLLGAIAAIIHVWWGQPILLTLIAVICIGILMGLMQGYLVAYQRIPAFIVTLGGFLAYRGLMLAFTRGETILLPDNWLKAIGNAYLSSTLGWGLMIVGLGINGYRFYRQRTAQLQYGTEQTSLRVLLLKVVGTSALIVAFISVMNTHKGIPFPVCILFGLAFVFHFIANHTRFGRYVYAVGGNAEAAYLSGINVRGITLRVFATMGALMAIAGVVMTARVGSASPEAGRLLELDAIAACVIGGASLMGGRGSIFGAILGAFVMESLNNGMSMANMDASWQDIIKGIVLVAAVGFDMASRRR from the coding sequence GTGATTTTCACATTGCTGACTGGCGGCACCTTTCTTAGTACTCGAAACCTATCCAACCTCTCTCGCCAAGCCGCGGTCACAGCCATTCTCGCTGTTGGCATGACTTTAGTCATCGTTTCTGCGAATATTGATCTTTCTGTCGGTTACGGGGCTGGATTGCTCGGTGCCATTGCTGCGATTATACACGTTTGGTGGGGGCAACCGATCCTCTTGACACTCATCGCCGTCATTTGCATCGGGATTCTGATGGGGTTGATGCAGGGTTACCTCGTGGCGTATCAGCGAATCCCAGCGTTTATCGTCACATTAGGCGGATTTTTGGCGTATCGCGGTTTGATGTTAGCCTTCACCAGAGGCGAGACCATCCTACTTCCGGACAATTGGCTCAAAGCGATCGGGAACGCCTATCTCTCATCAACACTTGGGTGGGGACTCATGATCGTTGGATTGGGTATCAACGGATACCGCTTTTACCGACAGCGAACCGCCCAACTACAGTACGGTACTGAGCAAACATCCTTAAGAGTTCTTCTATTGAAGGTAGTCGGAACATCCGCACTCATCGTAGCGTTTATCTCCGTAATGAATACTCACAAGGGGATTCCCTTTCCAGTCTGCATACTATTCGGTTTAGCCTTCGTATTCCACTTTATCGCCAACCACACCCGTTTTGGACGTTATGTATATGCAGTCGGTGGAAACGCCGAAGCGGCATACCTCTCCGGAATTAACGTCCGCGGGATTACGTTGCGGGTGTTTGCAACGATGGGTGCGTTAATGGCGATCGCTGGGGTGGTTATGACAGCACGTGTCGGGAGTGCCAGTCCAGAAGCGGGACGGTTGCTGGAATTGGATGCCATCGCTGCGTGTGTTATCGGGGGTGCCAGTTTAATGGGTGGACGCGGGAGCATCTTCGGTGCAATTTTAGGCGCGTTCGTCATGGAAAGCCTCAATAACGGGATGAGCATGGCGAACATGGATGCCTCGTGGCAAGACATAATTAAAGGGATTGTGCTTGTCGCAGCCGTGGGATTCGATATGGCATCCCGGCGACGGTAA
- a CDS encoding Nramp family divalent metal transporter produces MSKIYQPLDDFRIVELPEKHLPFWKIAGPGAILVGLSIGAGESVIWPLIAAEYGGSMIWAAVLGVFLQLWINFEVGRWTIATGETVYTGYNRIWRGFAPLFILLTVVGWIAPGWARTSGLALKALILGPGGWGSDTFWTIVTFAGVAAILFGPKMIYQSVERTVEVLVGIVTIGLILVAIAVGSMETWQKLGSGLINVGYIDPGMSVKKLFSAFVFAGAGGTANLFYTFYLRDKNIGMGAQLPGLQNPLRGRSEKVPATGFLFEATEENRKRFIEWWQYVKKDQILFFWALNTFTILLFIFGALAVLHPQGIVPEQGKLIYDEARILGEIWGVVGQRIFLLVGVATLFGTQLALVDGVSRSVSDIIYTNFRGAQRRSLSWWYLLIAGIWIVGGCVITFVMEQLNVSELGFLFNAAYMGGFAMAIYVPLTLYMNYRFLPDFAKPKRLSTFMMVIASCVYIGFAISSIVWEVKQLIGG; encoded by the coding sequence ATGTCTAAGATTTATCAACCGCTTGACGATTTTAGGATCGTCGAATTGCCAGAGAAACATCTACCTTTTTGGAAAATTGCGGGTCCTGGTGCTATCTTAGTCGGTCTGTCGATTGGTGCGGGTGAGAGCGTGATTTGGCCTCTCATCGCTGCTGAGTATGGTGGGAGCATGATCTGGGCGGCGGTGCTCGGTGTATTCCTGCAACTCTGGATAAACTTTGAAGTGGGCCGCTGGACGATCGCCACAGGCGAGACAGTGTATACGGGGTACAACCGTATCTGGCGAGGCTTTGCCCCGTTGTTCATCCTACTCACTGTGGTGGGTTGGATTGCCCCCGGATGGGCACGGACATCGGGACTTGCACTCAAAGCACTCATACTTGGACCTGGGGGTTGGGGTTCTGATACCTTCTGGACAATCGTGACGTTTGCTGGGGTCGCAGCCATCCTTTTCGGACCGAAGATGATTTACCAATCCGTTGAACGGACGGTTGAGGTGCTCGTTGGCATTGTAACGATTGGGTTAATTCTGGTTGCCATCGCTGTCGGTTCAATGGAAACATGGCAGAAACTCGGTTCTGGTCTGATAAATGTTGGATATATAGACCCAGGCATGTCGGTGAAAAAATTGTTTAGTGCGTTCGTTTTCGCAGGCGCAGGAGGGACAGCAAATCTCTTTTACACGTTCTATCTCCGGGATAAAAACATCGGTATGGGTGCGCAGCTGCCGGGGCTACAGAACCCACTTCGAGGCAGGAGCGAAAAGGTGCCCGCGACGGGGTTTCTCTTTGAGGCGACGGAGGAAAACCGAAAACGCTTCATCGAATGGTGGCAATATGTGAAAAAAGACCAGATACTGTTCTTTTGGGCACTCAACACATTCACGATTCTACTTTTTATTTTCGGCGCGCTCGCGGTTTTACATCCCCAAGGAATTGTCCCTGAACAAGGTAAACTCATCTACGATGAAGCGCGGATATTAGGCGAAATCTGGGGCGTGGTGGGACAGCGAATCTTCTTATTGGTTGGTGTTGCGACGCTTTTTGGCACGCAACTCGCCCTCGTTGATGGCGTGTCGCGCTCCGTTTCCGATATTATCTATACCAACTTTCGAGGGGCACAAAGACGAAGTTTAAGTTGGTGGTATCTCCTTATTGCGGGCATCTGGATTGTCGGTGGGTGCGTAATCACCTTCGTTATGGAGCAGTTAAACGTCAGTGAATTAGGATTTCTCTTCAATGCGGCGTATATGGGCGGTTTCGCTATGGCGATTTATGTGCCGCTTACCCTTTACATGAACTATCGTTTTCTGCCTGATTTCGCAAAACCGAAACGGCTTTCTACCTTCATGATGGTCATCGCTTCATGTGTCTATATCGGATTTGCGATTTCAAGTATTGTCTGGGAAGTTAAACAATTAATCGGAGGATAA
- a CDS encoding extracellular solute-binding protein, producing the protein MPYLKPIGRCSIHIVAWGIILCLLALPAVLFAQDELIIISPHPEGIETEFGNNFEKWYEEQTGRTVKTDWRDVGGTSSNYRFIESEFKRVPDGISVDIFFGGGTDNYLRLSNNGWLNAYKLPEPQLAQMTQSFQGIPLYDAEYQWYGAALSSFGIMHNEELREMLRLPKVKTWADLGDIALLGKIGAADLRESGSAHMVYEIILQTLGWDEGFALLTKLGGNVRGFSAGANAIPTDVVAGQVIYGLAIDFYAYGQIAIVGADKIQYIVPADGAVVTADPIAILKGAPNLPVAQKFLEFVLSEDAQKLWMLRDTDSEGPKWKGGLNRASVLSGLYDKLGERCIVPNPFAMEGTPFQYNSEKGSKRWDLLNELFGVLIINSHKDLVNAWKAIRKCKDPAKRDAAIAVLTKMPITEEEAIELAGGAWKDPTVRNEKIKEWGQFAKEKYKEARNLAR; encoded by the coding sequence ATGCCCTATTTAAAACCCATTGGACGTTGCAGTATACATATTGTGGCGTGGGGGATTATATTATGTCTTTTGGCACTACCCGCTGTCCTGTTCGCACAAGACGAACTTATCATTATCTCGCCACATCCGGAGGGTATTGAGACGGAATTTGGAAACAATTTCGAGAAATGGTATGAAGAACAAACCGGTAGAACAGTCAAAACCGACTGGCGAGATGTAGGTGGCACCTCTTCCAACTATCGGTTCATCGAATCGGAGTTTAAGCGCGTGCCAGACGGCATCAGTGTCGATATTTTCTTTGGTGGTGGCACTGACAACTATCTCCGTCTTTCAAACAACGGTTGGTTGAATGCCTACAAACTACCTGAGCCACAACTTGCGCAGATGACGCAATCGTTTCAAGGTATCCCGCTCTATGACGCCGAATATCAGTGGTACGGCGCGGCGTTATCGAGTTTCGGCATCATGCATAATGAGGAGCTGCGCGAAATGCTGCGTCTCCCAAAAGTCAAGACATGGGCGGATTTGGGTGATATCGCACTTCTGGGTAAAATTGGCGCAGCCGACCTAAGAGAGAGCGGCTCAGCACACATGGTGTATGAGATTATCCTGCAAACGCTCGGATGGGACGAAGGGTTCGCACTCCTGACCAAACTTGGTGGGAATGTTCGCGGTTTCTCCGCGGGTGCCAACGCAATTCCGACAGATGTCGTTGCAGGACAAGTCATTTATGGACTCGCAATTGATTTTTACGCGTACGGCCAAATTGCTATTGTCGGCGCGGACAAAATTCAATATATTGTTCCAGCCGATGGCGCGGTGGTTACTGCCGATCCTATTGCCATCCTCAAAGGGGCACCGAATCTACCTGTCGCACAAAAGTTTCTTGAGTTTGTTTTATCGGAAGACGCACAGAAACTCTGGATGCTCCGCGACACCGATTCAGAGGGACCCAAATGGAAGGGTGGTTTGAACCGCGCGAGTGTACTATCAGGACTGTATGACAAATTAGGCGAGCGATGTATCGTCCCGAACCCATTTGCGATGGAGGGGACTCCCTTCCAATACAACTCAGAAAAAGGTAGTAAACGATGGGATCTCCTCAACGAGCTTTTCGGTGTCCTAATTATTAATTCGCATAAGGATCTCGTCAACGCATGGAAGGCGATCCGGAAGTGTAAGGACCCGGCGAAACGGGACGCAGCGATTGCGGTTTTAACGAAGATGCCAATCACCGAAGAAGAAGCGATAGAGTTGGCAGGTGGGGCATGGAAAGATCCAACTGTCCGCAATGAAAAAATCAAGGAATGGGGACAATTTGCTAAGGAGAAATACAAAGAGGCACGGAATTTGGCAAGATAA